The genomic DNA GGCCGCGCTCGATACCTTCATCGCCGATGTGCAGCGCGTAATCGACGCCGGCGAGATGGAGCGCAAAGCCGAGCAAGGCGGTGCCACGCCGGGACCGAAGGAGCCGCAGTAGAGGCGGTAGTGGCTTTCTGCTACCGTTAATAGGGTTATGTCCACGAAGAAGCCACAGCAGAGTGCGCGTCCGCAAAAGAACGGTGCCAAAGGCGCCGGCGGCAACGGCGGTCGCCCGTCGGGCGGTCTCCCTGCTCCGCAGAAGAACGCACTTGGGATCACCGACTATCGCCTCGAGAAGCCCGACTTCCGCGTCGTCGAAGTAGATAAGGATGGCGATGTCCACTACGAGGTCCGCGGCAACCTCGACCTTCCGGTCCCGCCCATCCGTGACTCGCGCTACCTGAAGCGCGAACAGGCGATCGAGATCTACCGCTACATGCTGCTGAACCGCGGCATGGAAGCGATGCTGGAGCGGCTGTACAAGCAATCGAAGGTTGTGGGCGGAGTGTACTTCGGCACCGGGCAGGAGGGTTGCTCGGTCGCATCGGCGTATGCGCTTGGCAAAGACGATTGGATCGGGCCGATGATCCGCAACCAGGGCGCGTTCCTCGTCCGCGGCTTCAGCACTGCCGACGTCATGATGCAGTACATGGCGAAAGGTAAGGGGCCGACCAAAGGCAAAGACGCGGGCTCGCACTTCGGTTCGCTCGACAAGCACGTCACCGCGCCCATCTCGATGCTGGGGGACCAAATACCCGTGCTGGCGGGCGTAGCGCTGGGCGCGCGCTTGCAAGGACGCAACATCGCGTGCCTCACATGGATCGGCGATGGCGGACAGTCCACCGGCGTCACCTACGAGGGCTTCAACTTCGCCGCAGTGCAGAAGCTGGGCGTGATCCTGCTGGTCGAGAGCAATCACTGGGCGTATTCCACGCCGACAGAAGAGCAGGTCGCGGTCCGGGACCTGGCACAGCGCGCGATCGGCTACGGCGTGCCCGGCGTGATCGTCGATGGCACCGATGTTTGCCAGGTCTACGACGCGACCTACGAAGCGGCGCAACGGGCGTATCGCGGCGAGGGCTCGACGCTGATCGAAGCCAAGATGATGCGCATGAAGGGCCACGCCATCCATGATGCGGCGCAGTATGTCCCGAAGAAGATGTTCGAGTTTTGGCAGAAGCGCGACTGCATCGCGCGTTTCGAAAAGTATTTGGTGAACGTGAAGAAGTGGTTGACGCCGGAGCAGCACAAGAAGCTGAAGAGCGAAGTCGACAAGCAGCTCGAAGAAGACCGCGCCGCGGCGGAAGCCTCACCGATGCCCGAACCGGAGTGGGCAGCGAAGGGCGTCTATTGCGCGAGTCCGGAATGCCACCCCATCCCGCTGATGTACGGCGAGGTGAAAGCCAAGGGCCACAAAGACGTGAAGCTGGCGGAAGTGGAAGCGGCGGTGCATTTGAAATGAGCGCCCCTGTCACATTCCTCGAAGCGATACGCCAGGGACTCTGGGAGGAGATGGAGCGCGATGCGCGCGTCTTCTGCATCGGAGAGGACATCGGCGTTTACGGCGGCGCGTTCAAGGTGACCGAAGGATTCATCGACCGCTTCGGTGCGGAGCGCGTGATCGATACACCCATCGCCGAAATGGCGATCGTTGGAGCCGCGCTAGGCGCGTCGTTCACCGGACTGCGTCCGGTGGCCGAGTTCCAGTTCATCGACTTCATCGCGTGCGCGCAGAACCAGATCGTGAACGCGCTCGCCAAAACGCATTACCGCTGGGGCGCGCCTGCGCCAGTAGTGCTGCGCGGACCTTCGGGCGGCGGCGTCCACGGCGGACCGTTTCATTCCCAAAATCCGGAAGTCTCGTTCGTGCACACGCCCGGACTCAAGGTGGTGTATCCGGCGACGTGCTACGACGCGAAGGGGCTGATCAAGGCGGCCATCCGCGACAATAATCCTGTGCTCTTTTTCGAGCACAAGTTCCTCTACCGCCGCATCAAGGAAGAGCTGCCGGCGGAGGACTACACGGTCGAGATCGGGAAGGCACGCGTAGCACGCGAGGGCAGGGATCTCTCCATCATTACTTATGCGGCGATGGTCCACCTGGCGATGGACGCGGCCGCGGCGCTGGCAAAAGACGGCGACAATATTGACGTCGAGGTCCTCGACCTGCGCACGCTCTTGCCGATGGACCGCGAGGCCATCGTCGCGACGGTGAAGAAGACGAACAAGGTCATCGTGCTGCACGAAGACACGAAGACCGGCGGCCTGGCCGGCGAGATCACCGCCATCATCAATGAAGAGGCGTTCGACGACCTTGACGCGCCCGTCACGCGTATCGCCGCGCTCGACTCGCCTGTCCCCTTCTCGCCGCCGATGGAGGAGTACTTCCTCCCGAAGTTGAAGGACGTAATCGAGAAGTGCCGCTGGCTGCACAAGTACTGACGTCACAAAGCAATGCTATGAAGAAGATCGCCTGGAAAGAAGTGAAGGCCGACCAGATGACGCCCGAGATCACGCGGCGGTTCATCTCGTGCGCGAATGCCACGCTGGCACGCTTCGAGCTAAAGCGCGGCGCGATCGTGCCTGAACACAAGCACGAGAACAGCCAGATGACCTGGGTGGTGGAGGGCTGCCTGCGGTTCACCTATCCCGGCGGCGCACCCATCGACGTCCGCGCCGGCGAGGTCCTGGTGATTCCCGCGAACCTGCCGCACGCGGCTGAAGCGATCGAGAACTGCGTGATCACTGACGTCTTCAGTCCGAGTCGCGCTGACTGGGAGTCGGGCGACGACGCCTACCTGCGGGGGAAGAAGTGACGATGCATTACCTATTAAAGACCGAAGCCTCCACCTACTCCTTCGCTGACTTGCAGAAGGACAAAGAGACGGTGTGGGACGGCGTGTCCAATCCAGTGGCCCGGCGTAATCTGCGCGAGATGCCGGTGGGCGCGAAGCTGGTGATCTACCACACCGGCGACGAGAAGTGCGCGGTCGGCACGGCAACCGCGGTGAAGGTGGACGCAAGCGATCCCAAGGACCCGCGGGTGACGATCAAGGCGGGCAAGGCGATCGCGCATCCAAAGACGCTGGCCGACATCAAAGCCAACAAGCTGTTTGCGGATTCGCCGCTGGTGCGGCAGGGGCGGCTTTCGGTCGTCCCGCTGACGGCGACGCAGTACAAGTTTCTGGTGGATTGACGACGAATGGGCTTCACCGGCGCTGCGTTACAATGTTGGGATTCCTAGAGGGATGCCATGCCGACTGACGTGATCATGCCCCAGATGGGCGAATCGATCTTCGAAGGAACGTTGACCAAGTGGCTGAAGAAGCCCGGCGACAAGGTGCAGCGCGACGAGCCGCTGTTCGAGATATCCACCGACAAAGTCGATGCCGAGATCCCGGCGCCTGCTTCGGGCACGCTGGCGGAGATCAAAGTCCCTGAGGGGACGACGGTGCAGGTGAACACGGTGGTGGGGACGATCGCGGCGGAGGGCGAGTCGGTGGCCGCCGGAAAGGCCGCGCCGGCGAAGGAGAGTCCGAAAGAGGCCCCCGCAAAGGCGGCGTCCGCGCCACCGAAGCCAGCGGCGCAGTCGGAGGGAACACCGGCGAGCGCCGGGGTGGCAAGTGGAAAGGCGCAGGCTCAGCCGGCAGAAACCGGCCGGAAATCCGAGGGCGCGCGTGGTGGCGGGAAAGTGCCGCAGGTCCGTCCCGGCGAGGAAGAGGAGCTTGATCCGCAGCGTCGCGACAGCGCTGGAGTGGAGCCGGATGCAAGGCCGATGGAGCGCAAAGCCATCGCCGAGCAGAAAGATACCGTCATCGAGTTTCCCTCGACCGATCGCGATCAGGATGGCCGACGCATACGCTCGAGCCCGCTGGTGCGGCGCATCGCGCGCGACAACAACGTGAACCTCGGCGGGGTCCAAGGTTCGGGCCTGGGTGGCCGCATCACGAAGAACGATATCCAGGCTCATCTGCAAGAGAACGGCGCGG from Acidobacteriota bacterium includes the following:
- a CDS encoding thiamine pyrophosphate-dependent dehydrogenase E1 component subunit alpha, translating into MSTKKPQQSARPQKNGAKGAGGNGGRPSGGLPAPQKNALGITDYRLEKPDFRVVEVDKDGDVHYEVRGNLDLPVPPIRDSRYLKREQAIEIYRYMLLNRGMEAMLERLYKQSKVVGGVYFGTGQEGCSVASAYALGKDDWIGPMIRNQGAFLVRGFSTADVMMQYMAKGKGPTKGKDAGSHFGSLDKHVTAPISMLGDQIPVLAGVALGARLQGRNIACLTWIGDGGQSTGVTYEGFNFAAVQKLGVILLVESNHWAYSTPTEEQVAVRDLAQRAIGYGVPGVIVDGTDVCQVYDATYEAAQRAYRGEGSTLIEAKMMRMKGHAIHDAAQYVPKKMFEFWQKRDCIARFEKYLVNVKKWLTPEQHKKLKSEVDKQLEEDRAAAEASPMPEPEWAAKGVYCASPECHPIPLMYGEVKAKGHKDVKLAEVEAAVHLK
- a CDS encoding alpha-ketoacid dehydrogenase subunit beta, with protein sequence MSAPVTFLEAIRQGLWEEMERDARVFCIGEDIGVYGGAFKVTEGFIDRFGAERVIDTPIAEMAIVGAALGASFTGLRPVAEFQFIDFIACAQNQIVNALAKTHYRWGAPAPVVLRGPSGGGVHGGPFHSQNPEVSFVHTPGLKVVYPATCYDAKGLIKAAIRDNNPVLFFEHKFLYRRIKEELPAEDYTVEIGKARVAREGRDLSIITYAAMVHLAMDAAAALAKDGDNIDVEVLDLRTLLPMDREAIVATVKKTNKVIVLHEDTKTGGLAGEITAIINEEAFDDLDAPVTRIAALDSPVPFSPPMEEYFLPKLKDVIEKCRWLHKY
- a CDS encoding cupin domain-containing protein; the protein is MKKIAWKEVKADQMTPEITRRFISCANATLARFELKRGAIVPEHKHENSQMTWVVEGCLRFTYPGGAPIDVRAGEVLVIPANLPHAAEAIENCVITDVFSPSRADWESGDDAYLRGKK
- a CDS encoding EVE domain-containing protein, which encodes MHYLLKTEASTYSFADLQKDKETVWDGVSNPVARRNLREMPVGAKLVIYHTGDEKCAVGTATAVKVDASDPKDPRVTIKAGKAIAHPKTLADIKANKLFADSPLVRQGRLSVVPLTATQYKFLVD